In Brienomyrus brachyistius isolate T26 chromosome 19, BBRACH_0.4, whole genome shotgun sequence, one DNA window encodes the following:
- the pak5 gene encoding serine/threonine-protein kinase PAK 5 isoform X4: protein MSHGNVRAGRVCERAAVRRESRAERSREGSRCEGNRRGRVASGTPQRAALSHTQTIVRGSRPQKDVSINGLLEEFDSISVTRSNSLRKESPPAPHQLGSKHASSKPTEENGFGHHYSRYSCDLDSSKDFPSDGYRDKASFDGEWALGKHYRFTKQNGHAMRSPFYPDAMPQKSDYAKMPPDYHTYLESKVRSEEAVGSSREFYQSSCGSSVQDHREQLLGTPSRTSLHSEQISCSDSEWGYGPSREEYEKRPKSSYVGHGSPQPAIRQRSRSGSGLQEPSPPYGISAFKSTQQGHYSSYTYPRLSETVTASQGDYDRMSRDGSPQVPGLDTYPRGLLKLPQSHAKPSYPSSFQYPPTFHYKPSPYHHPPSQPSPPYTPQGAYSQPCSPYIPPGAYPPPSWGSASDQPPSRVSHEQFRAALQLVVKPGDPREYLDNFIKIGEGSTGIVCIATEKHSGKQVAVKKMDLRKQQRRELLFNEVVIMRDYHHENVVDMYNSYLVGDELWVVMEFLEGGALTDIVTHTRMNEEQIATVCLSVLKALSYLHTQGVIHRDIKSDSILLTSDGRIKLSDFGFCAQVSKEVPKRKSLVGTPYWMAPEVISRMPYGTEVDIWSLGIMVMEMVDGEPPYFNEPPLQAMRRIRDNLPPRLKESHKVSSVLRAFLDLMLVREPSQRATAQELLHHPFLKLSGPPSCIVPLMRHYRHR from the exons TGCGGCGTGAATCACGAGCAGAGAGGAGCCGGGAGGGGAGCAGGTGCGAGGGGAACCGGCGAGGGAGAGTGGCCAGCGGGACGCCACAGAGGGCAGCTCTCAGCCATACCCAG ACCATTGTGCGAGGGAGTCGACCTCAGAAGGATGTCTCAATCAATGGTCTGCTTGAAGAGTTTGACAGCATTTCTGTGACTCGGTCAAACTCCCTCCGCAAGGAGAGCCCACCTGCTCCCCACCAGCTGGGTTCGAAACACGCTTCCTCCAAGCCCACAGAGGAGAACGGTTTTGGCCACCACTATTCACGCTACTCCTGCGACCTGGACAGTTCTAAAGACTTCCCGTCAGACGGCTACAGAGACAAGGCTTCCTTCGATGGGGAGTGGGCGTTGGGGAAGCACTACCGCTTCACCAAACAGAACGGGCATGCCATGAGGAGTCCCTTTTACCCTGACGCCATGCCCCAGAAGTCAGACTATGCCAAAATGCCCCCGGACTATCACACCTACCTGGAAAGCAAGGTGCGCTCAGAGGAGGCAGTAGGGAGCAGCCGGGAATTCTACCAGAGTTCCTGTGGGAGCTCTGTCCAGGACCACAGGGAGCAGCTGTTGGGGACGCCGTCGCGGACTTCCCTGCACAGCGAGCAGATCAGCTGCTCGGACAGTGAGTGGGGCTATGGGCCGTCCCGCGAGGAGTATGAGAAGAGACCAAAGTCATCCTACGTAGGCCACGGCAGCCCTCAGCCCGCCATCCGCCAGCGTTCCCGGTCTGGCTCGGGGCTGCAGGAGCCCAGCCCACCGTATGGAATCAGTGCATTCAAATCCACCCAGCAGGGCCATTACAGTTCCTACACATACCCACGTCTCTCCGAAACTGTGACCGCCTCCCAG GGAGACTATGACAGGATGTCCCGGGACGGAAGTCCCCAGGTACCTGGATTGGACACGTACCCTCGTGGACTCCTCAAGCTACCTCAAAGCCATGCCAAACCAAGCTACCCCAGCAGCTTCCAGTATCCCCCAACGTTCCACTATAAACCATCCCCCTATCACCACCCTCCCTCCCAGCCGAGCCCCCCTTATACACCTCAGggtgcgtactcccagccctGCTCCCCGTACATCCCACCTGGGGCCTACCCTCCCCCCAGCTGGGGCTCTGCCTCTGACCAGCCACCCTCCAGAGTCTCCCATGAGcagtttcgggctgctctgcagCTGGTGGTGAAGCCCGGGGATCCACGGGAGTATTTGGACAACTTCATTAAGATTGGCGAGGGATCCACTGGCATTGTCTGCATCGCTACGGAGAAGCACAGTGGCAAGCAAGTGGCCGTGAAGAAGATGGACCTGCGTAAGCAGCAGAGGAGGGAGCTGCTTTTTAATGAG GTGGTTATAATGAGGGATTACCACCACGAGAATGTGGTCGACATGTACAACAGCTACCTGGTCGGGGATGAACTCTGGGTCGTGATGGAGTTTCTGGAGGGTGGAGCTCTGACTGACATTGTCACTCACACGAG GATGAATGAAGAGCAAATTGCCACGGTTTGTCTGTCGGTGCTGAAGGCTCTGTCGTACCTCCATACACAAGGCGTCATCCACAGAGATATCAAGAGCGACTCCATTTTACTCACCAGCGATGGAAGG ATAAAACTATCAGATTTTGGATTTTGTGCCCAAGTGTCGAAGGAGGTGCCGAAAAGAAAGTCGCTGGTTGGCACCCCTTACTGGATGGCACCAGAAGTCATTTCCAGAATGCCATATGGCACTGAG GTGGATATCTGGTCCTTGGGTATTATGGTGATGGAGATGGTGGATGGTGAGCCCCCCTACTTCAACGAGCCACCCCTCCAAGCCATGAGGAGGATACGGGACAACCTTCCACCCCGCCTCAAAGAGTCTCACAAG GTGTCCTCTGTGTTGAGAGCCTTCTTGGACCTGATGCTGGTGAGGGAGCCGTCCCAGAGGGCCACGGCCCAAGAGCTCCTGCACCATCCCTTCCTTAAGCTCTCGGGTCCCCCCTCCTGCATTGTGCCTCTGATGCGGCACTACCGCCACCGCTGA
- the pak5 gene encoding serine/threonine-protein kinase PAK 5 isoform X7, with the protein MGFSRAGCKSGNGRGPKKQEKTIVRGSRPQKDVSINGLLEEFDSISVTRSNSLRKESPPAPHQLGSKHASSKPTEENGFGHHYSRYSCDLDSSKDFPSDGYRDKASFDGEWALGKHYRFTKQNGHAMRSPFYPDAMPQKSDYAKMPPDYHTYLESKVRSEEAVGSSREFYQSSCGSSVQDHREQLLGTPSRTSLHSEQISCSDSEWGYGPSREEYEKRPKSSYVGHGSPQPAIRQRSRSGSGLQEPSPPYGISAFKSTQQGHYSSYTYPRLSETVTASQGDYDRMSRDGSPQVPGLDTYPRGLLKLPQSHAKPSYPSSFQYPPTFHYKPSPYHHPPSQPSPPYTPQGAYSQPCSPYIPPGAYPPPSWGSASDQPPSRVSHEQFRAALQLVVKPGDPREYLDNFIKIGEGSTGIVCIATEKHSGKQVAVKKMDLRKQQRRELLFNEVVIMRDYHHENVVDMYNSYLVGDELWVVMEFLEGGALTDIVTHTRMNEEQIATVCLSVLKALSYLHTQGVIHRDIKSDSILLTSDGRIKLSDFGFCAQVSKEVPKRKSLVGTPYWMAPEVISRMPYGTEVDIWSLGIMVMEMVDGEPPYFNEPPLQAMRRIRDNLPPRLKESHKVSSVLRAFLDLMLVREPSQRATAQELLHHPFLKLSGPPSCIVPLMRHYRHR; encoded by the exons ATGGGCTTTTCCCGAGCAGGCTGTAAATCGGGAAACGGACGCGGgccaaaaaaacaggaaaag ACCATTGTGCGAGGGAGTCGACCTCAGAAGGATGTCTCAATCAATGGTCTGCTTGAAGAGTTTGACAGCATTTCTGTGACTCGGTCAAACTCCCTCCGCAAGGAGAGCCCACCTGCTCCCCACCAGCTGGGTTCGAAACACGCTTCCTCCAAGCCCACAGAGGAGAACGGTTTTGGCCACCACTATTCACGCTACTCCTGCGACCTGGACAGTTCTAAAGACTTCCCGTCAGACGGCTACAGAGACAAGGCTTCCTTCGATGGGGAGTGGGCGTTGGGGAAGCACTACCGCTTCACCAAACAGAACGGGCATGCCATGAGGAGTCCCTTTTACCCTGACGCCATGCCCCAGAAGTCAGACTATGCCAAAATGCCCCCGGACTATCACACCTACCTGGAAAGCAAGGTGCGCTCAGAGGAGGCAGTAGGGAGCAGCCGGGAATTCTACCAGAGTTCCTGTGGGAGCTCTGTCCAGGACCACAGGGAGCAGCTGTTGGGGACGCCGTCGCGGACTTCCCTGCACAGCGAGCAGATCAGCTGCTCGGACAGTGAGTGGGGCTATGGGCCGTCCCGCGAGGAGTATGAGAAGAGACCAAAGTCATCCTACGTAGGCCACGGCAGCCCTCAGCCCGCCATCCGCCAGCGTTCCCGGTCTGGCTCGGGGCTGCAGGAGCCCAGCCCACCGTATGGAATCAGTGCATTCAAATCCACCCAGCAGGGCCATTACAGTTCCTACACATACCCACGTCTCTCCGAAACTGTGACCGCCTCCCAG GGAGACTATGACAGGATGTCCCGGGACGGAAGTCCCCAGGTACCTGGATTGGACACGTACCCTCGTGGACTCCTCAAGCTACCTCAAAGCCATGCCAAACCAAGCTACCCCAGCAGCTTCCAGTATCCCCCAACGTTCCACTATAAACCATCCCCCTATCACCACCCTCCCTCCCAGCCGAGCCCCCCTTATACACCTCAGggtgcgtactcccagccctGCTCCCCGTACATCCCACCTGGGGCCTACCCTCCCCCCAGCTGGGGCTCTGCCTCTGACCAGCCACCCTCCAGAGTCTCCCATGAGcagtttcgggctgctctgcagCTGGTGGTGAAGCCCGGGGATCCACGGGAGTATTTGGACAACTTCATTAAGATTGGCGAGGGATCCACTGGCATTGTCTGCATCGCTACGGAGAAGCACAGTGGCAAGCAAGTGGCCGTGAAGAAGATGGACCTGCGTAAGCAGCAGAGGAGGGAGCTGCTTTTTAATGAG GTGGTTATAATGAGGGATTACCACCACGAGAATGTGGTCGACATGTACAACAGCTACCTGGTCGGGGATGAACTCTGGGTCGTGATGGAGTTTCTGGAGGGTGGAGCTCTGACTGACATTGTCACTCACACGAG GATGAATGAAGAGCAAATTGCCACGGTTTGTCTGTCGGTGCTGAAGGCTCTGTCGTACCTCCATACACAAGGCGTCATCCACAGAGATATCAAGAGCGACTCCATTTTACTCACCAGCGATGGAAGG ATAAAACTATCAGATTTTGGATTTTGTGCCCAAGTGTCGAAGGAGGTGCCGAAAAGAAAGTCGCTGGTTGGCACCCCTTACTGGATGGCACCAGAAGTCATTTCCAGAATGCCATATGGCACTGAG GTGGATATCTGGTCCTTGGGTATTATGGTGATGGAGATGGTGGATGGTGAGCCCCCCTACTTCAACGAGCCACCCCTCCAAGCCATGAGGAGGATACGGGACAACCTTCCACCCCGCCTCAAAGAGTCTCACAAG GTGTCCTCTGTGTTGAGAGCCTTCTTGGACCTGATGCTGGTGAGGGAGCCGTCCCAGAGGGCCACGGCCCAAGAGCTCCTGCACCATCCCTTCCTTAAGCTCTCGGGTCCCCCCTCCTGCATTGTGCCTCTGATGCGGCACTACCGCCACCGCTGA